In Fundidesulfovibrio magnetotacticus, a single window of DNA contains:
- a CDS encoding cation diffusion facilitator family transporter: MKDSYCSVCMQKAAWYSIWASLLLALLQTLVGFVAGSTACLAIAIQSVSNIISSFSIIITQKVTAKEADEHFPFGYGKAEYIAAGFTCIIFAVVTLAITWIAVKQFMNAPAALMDFSPFLVAVASIIGNEILYHYLRCVAVHAKSPAIMANAMANRADSYAAGVVAVCSLGAWWGLPRLDAVATLVVALLIGRVLYKVFLDALAGLLDKSVNGAYEHKIYELAHGVPGVGLVNSLKTHRTGRKVKAELEILVERSKTVQEAYAIAEGVRTKLAASLADLDDVVVVFKTGKLGACCKSAGSSQPAGEMI, translated from the coding sequence ATGAAAGATTCGTATTGCTCCGTTTGCATGCAAAAAGCCGCCTGGTACTCCATCTGGGCAAGCCTCCTCCTCGCGCTGCTGCAGACGCTTGTCGGCTTCGTTGCCGGGAGCACGGCATGCCTTGCCATCGCCATACAATCTGTATCGAACATTATCTCGTCGTTTAGCATCATCATCACCCAGAAGGTGACCGCCAAGGAAGCAGACGAGCATTTTCCATTCGGTTACGGCAAGGCTGAATACATCGCCGCGGGATTCACCTGCATCATCTTTGCCGTGGTCACGCTTGCCATAACCTGGATAGCCGTGAAACAGTTCATGAACGCCCCTGCGGCGCTCATGGACTTCTCCCCTTTCCTGGTTGCGGTCGCCTCCATCATCGGAAACGAGATATTGTACCATTACCTGCGCTGCGTGGCCGTCCACGCCAAGAGCCCCGCCATCATGGCCAACGCCATGGCCAACCGCGCCGACTCCTACGCGGCGGGCGTGGTGGCCGTGTGTTCGCTTGGCGCTTGGTGGGGTCTGCCCAGGCTCGACGCGGTGGCCACGCTGGTGGTGGCGCTGCTCATCGGCCGCGTACTCTACAAGGTGTTCCTCGACGCCTTGGCCGGCCTCCTCGACAAGTCGGTCAACGGAGCGTATGAACATAAAATCTACGAACTCGCCCACGGCGTGCCCGGCGTGGGGCTCGTGAACTCACTCAAGACCCATCGCACGGGGCGCAAGGTCAAAGCCGAACTCGAAATCCTCGTGGAGCGTTCCAAGACGGTCCAGGAGGCGTACGCCATAGCCGAAGGTGTACGCACGAAGCTTGCGGCTTCGCTTGCTGACCTCGATGATGTCGTTGTCGTATTCAAAACCGGAAAACTCGGCGCTTGCTGTAAATCTGCCGGAAGCTCCCAGCCGGCAGGGGAGATGATATGA
- a CDS encoding 4Fe-4S binding protein, which translates to MPYTITSDCVGCGACAKKCPEHAISGERKQQHHIESLFCTECGTCFSSCPKGAIEDPNGIRPPAKGKKIKRIAQIEPNICAACKTCLLHCPQEAILYKRGGLLVGAACRVDPERCLGCGECKKLCIMNAITITDQGPRSGS; encoded by the coding sequence ATGCCCTACACGATCACATCCGACTGCGTCGGCTGCGGCGCTTGCGCGAAAAAATGCCCTGAACACGCCATTAGTGGAGAGCGCAAGCAGCAGCATCACATCGAGAGCCTGTTCTGCACAGAATGCGGAACGTGCTTCAGTTCCTGTCCGAAAGGTGCAATCGAAGACCCCAACGGGATCAGGCCCCCGGCGAAGGGGAAAAAGATCAAGAGAATTGCTCAAATTGAACCTAACATTTGCGCAGCATGTAAAACGTGTCTCTTGCACTGCCCACAGGAAGCCATCCTATACAAAAGAGGTGGTCTGCTTGTAGGCGCTGCATGTCGTGTCGACCCGGAAAGATGTCTCGGTTGTGGTGAGTGCAAAAAATTGTGCATCATGAACGCCATAACCATCACGGATCAAGGTCCCCGTAGCGGGTCTTGA
- a CDS encoding lipopolysaccharide assembly protein LapA domain-containing protein — protein sequence MLRTVLTVLATVLGVLFTLNNFDHVQVHLLMGKAVEIRVIFLIFISFGLGFIVRHFIGISREEELKRRLLLMRSRKKKDSSGDNLFDEFE from the coding sequence ATGCTGAGAACCGTTTTGACAGTCTTAGCCACCGTACTCGGTGTGCTATTCACCCTGAACAACTTCGACCACGTCCAGGTGCATTTGCTCATGGGCAAGGCCGTGGAGATCAGGGTGATTTTTCTCATCTTCATCTCCTTCGGCCTGGGCTTCATCGTGAGGCATTTCATAGGCATTTCGCGGGAGGAAGAGCTGAAGCGGCGTCTCTTGCTCATGCGGAGCAGGAAGAAGAAGGACTCCTCCGGCGACAACCTGTTTGACGAATTCGAGTAG